The proteins below are encoded in one region of bacterium:
- a CDS encoding cyclic nucleotide-binding domain-containing protein yields the protein MLFPGSRIWYEGAVADIATLTEEIKSSGFSGHIVLEFQDSLDVVVCVGGEFVKVVELIGGRLLSAKKYREIWGKCRIKQGRMTVFELPPRLAQRLRGIRGRRVLCTGTAAGGCDPLRIIGELKAGGFSGILDAVSPGGKLLLDFESGVIAAAYATSFAGPALEGFDAFRDWHEGFVRADAATVFSVAGIAAPGDGQLWDEILMAGTERVALPLLPSTERLAHRYGRTVPAGEVLFAAGARPAQAYYLLTGEVELFPAATDGISVCRRLGSGALFGVSWLQDLAPARFGARATVESRLLAFGRDALPTVFANSPQLAARCVRASAALLARMRSRLEAFRAEPRLHAMETEVIATLRRPHPDNPDGLAAADLFAELAQVLPLSLPEIDALFRRLVSLGSISQTGGKIALTLREL from the coding sequence ATGCTGTTCCCGGGAAGCCGGATCTGGTACGAGGGCGCCGTCGCCGACATCGCCACCCTGACTGAGGAAATCAAGAGCTCGGGCTTCTCCGGCCACATCGTCCTCGAGTTCCAGGACTCGCTCGACGTCGTCGTCTGCGTGGGCGGCGAGTTCGTGAAGGTGGTGGAGCTCATCGGCGGCCGGTTGCTCTCCGCCAAGAAATACCGCGAGATCTGGGGCAAGTGCCGCATCAAGCAGGGCCGCATGACGGTGTTCGAGCTGCCGCCCCGCCTGGCGCAGCGCCTGCGCGGCATCCGCGGCCGGCGCGTCCTGTGCACGGGCACGGCGGCCGGCGGCTGCGACCCCCTGCGGATCATCGGCGAGCTGAAGGCCGGGGGCTTCTCCGGGATCCTCGACGCGGTCTCCCCGGGCGGCAAGCTCCTGCTCGACTTCGAATCCGGCGTGATCGCCGCCGCGTACGCAACGAGCTTCGCCGGGCCGGCGCTGGAGGGGTTCGACGCCTTCCGCGACTGGCACGAGGGGTTCGTGCGCGCCGACGCGGCGACCGTGTTCTCGGTGGCCGGGATCGCGGCCCCCGGCGACGGCCAGCTCTGGGACGAGATCCTGATGGCCGGGACCGAGCGCGTGGCCCTGCCGCTGCTCCCCTCGACCGAGCGGCTCGCGCACCGCTACGGCCGGACGGTGCCCGCCGGCGAGGTGCTCTTCGCCGCCGGCGCGCGGCCGGCGCAGGCGTACTACCTGCTGACCGGCGAGGTCGAGCTGTTCCCGGCCGCGACGGACGGCATCAGCGTCTGCCGCCGCCTCGGGTCGGGGGCGCTCTTCGGCGTCTCGTGGCTGCAGGACCTCGCGCCGGCCCGCTTCGGCGCGCGCGCCACGGTCGAGAGCCGCCTCCTCGCGTTCGGGCGCGACGCGCTCCCGACGGTCTTCGCGAACAGCCCCCAGCTCGCGGCGCGCTGCGTCCGCGCCTCCGCCGCCCTGCTGGCCCGCATGCGCAGCCGGCTGGAAGCCTTCCGCGCCGAGCCGCGCCTGCACGCGATGGAGACGGAGGTGATCGCCACGCTGCGCCGCCCGCACCCGGACAACCCGGACGGGCTCGCCGCGGCGGACCTCTTCGCGGAGCTGGCGCAGGTGCTGCCGCTGTCGCTGCCGGAGATCGACGCGCTCTTCCGGCGCCTCGTCAGCCTCGGGAGCATCAGCCAGACCGGCGGCAAGATCGCCCTCACCCTCCGCGAACTCTAG